A region from the Thauera humireducens genome encodes:
- the glnA gene encoding type I glutamate--ammonia ligase, producing the protein MNAQDVMKMIQENEVRFVDLRFTDTRGKEHHVGLPVSAFEEEHFEHGHPFDGSSLAGWKGIQASDMILMPEPSSAYIDPFFDETTLVITCDVIEPSDGKGYDRDPRSIAKRAEAYLKSTGIGDTAYFGPEPEFFIFDSVEWSVDMSGVYSKIISEEAAWSTADKFEGGNTGHRPRVKGGYFPVPPVDSLNDVRAAMVLALEACGVPVEVHHHEVANAGQCEIGTKFSTLTKRADWTQVLKYIVHNVAHQYGKTATFMPKPIVGDNGSGMHVHQSIWKDGQNLFAGNGYAGLSETALYYIGGIIKHARALNAITNPGTNSYKRLVPHYEAPTKLAYSARNRSASIRIPYVANPKGRRIEARFPDPLANPYLCFAALMMAGLDGIQNKIHPGDPADKNLYDLPPEEDALIPTVCTSLEQALEYLDKDREFLTRGGVFSNDFIDAYIALKQEEVDRMRITTHPVEFDMYYSL; encoded by the coding sequence ATGAACGCTCAAGACGTCATGAAGATGATCCAGGAAAACGAAGTCCGCTTCGTGGACCTGCGCTTCACCGATACCCGCGGCAAGGAACACCACGTCGGCCTGCCTGTTTCGGCCTTCGAGGAAGAGCACTTCGAGCACGGCCACCCGTTCGACGGTTCGTCGCTGGCCGGCTGGAAGGGCATCCAGGCTTCCGACATGATCCTGATGCCGGAACCGAGCTCCGCCTACATCGACCCCTTCTTCGACGAGACCACGCTGGTCATCACCTGCGACGTCATCGAGCCGTCCGACGGCAAGGGCTACGACCGTGATCCGCGCTCGATCGCCAAGCGCGCCGAGGCCTACCTGAAGAGCACCGGCATCGGCGACACCGCCTACTTCGGCCCGGAACCCGAGTTCTTCATCTTCGACTCGGTCGAATGGTCGGTCGACATGTCCGGCGTGTACAGCAAGATCATCTCGGAAGAGGCCGCCTGGTCCACCGCCGACAAGTTCGAAGGCGGCAACACCGGCCACCGTCCGCGCGTCAAGGGCGGCTACTTCCCGGTGCCGCCGGTCGACAGCCTCAACGACGTGCGCGCCGCCATGGTGCTCGCGCTCGAAGCCTGCGGCGTGCCGGTCGAAGTGCACCACCACGAAGTGGCCAACGCGGGCCAGTGCGAGATCGGCACCAAGTTCAGCACGCTGACCAAGCGCGCCGACTGGACCCAGGTGCTGAAGTACATCGTGCACAACGTCGCCCACCAGTACGGCAAGACCGCCACCTTCATGCCCAAGCCCATCGTCGGTGACAATGGCTCCGGCATGCACGTGCACCAGTCGATCTGGAAGGACGGCCAGAACCTGTTCGCCGGCAACGGCTACGCCGGCCTGTCGGAGACCGCGCTGTACTACATCGGCGGCATCATCAAGCACGCCCGTGCGCTGAACGCCATCACCAACCCGGGTACCAACTCGTACAAGCGTCTGGTGCCGCACTACGAAGCCCCGACCAAGCTGGCCTACTCGGCCCGCAACCGTTCGGCCTCGATCCGCATCCCCTACGTCGCCAATCCGAAGGGTCGCCGCATCGAAGCGCGCTTCCCGGACCCCCTGGCCAACCCCTACCTGTGCTTCGCCGCACTGATGATGGCGGGCCTGGACGGCATCCAGAACAAGATCCACCCGGGCGACCCGGCCGACAAGAACCTGTACGACCTGCCGCCGGAAGAGGACGCGCTGATCCCGACCGTGTGCACCAGCCTCGAACAGGCGCTGGAGTACCTGGACAAGGATCGCGAGTTCCTGACCCGTGGCGGCGTGTTTTCCAACGACTTCATCGACGCCTACATCGCGCTGAAGCAGGAAGAAGTCGACCGCATGCGCATCACCACCCACCCGGTGGAGTTCGACATGTACTACAGCCTGTAA
- a CDS encoding DUF4124 domain-containing protein codes for MRLFRILPLILLLGTVLPAQAEVYKCTDAEGRITYTNDRNVARGCKALDTDQTISTVPAPVRRPAAGPAASPAGTPSGFPRVSPADQRARDDSRRQVLEAELATEEGALTAAEQALAEQESVRMGDERNYQKVLDRLQPFKDKVELHKRNIEALRREISGLR; via the coding sequence ATGCGACTGTTTCGAATCCTCCCCCTGATCCTGCTGTTGGGTACCGTTCTTCCTGCGCAGGCCGAGGTGTACAAATGCACCGATGCCGAAGGCCGCATCACCTACACGAATGACCGCAACGTGGCGCGCGGCTGCAAGGCACTCGATACCGACCAGACAATCTCGACCGTGCCCGCGCCGGTCCGCCGCCCGGCCGCAGGCCCCGCCGCCAGCCCCGCCGGCACGCCGTCCGGCTTCCCGCGCGTGAGCCCGGCCGACCAGCGGGCCCGGGACGACTCCCGCCGCCAGGTCCTGGAAGCCGAACTGGCCACCGAAGAGGGCGCGCTGACCGCTGCCGAGCAGGCGCTTGCCGAACAGGAGTCGGTGCGCATGGGCGACGAACGCAACTACCAGAAGGTGCTCGACCGCCTGCAGCCCTTCAAGGACAAGGTCGAACTGCACAAGCGCAACATCGAAGCCCTGCGCCGGGAGATCTCGGGTCTGAGATAA
- the glnL gene encoding nitrogen regulation protein NR(II), protein MPKSPPPIATGPFAGLELLSSAVVLVDGKLVIRYINPGAENLFAISQRKLLGLPLSRLLGEPTGLGAALENALHTNWSYTGQDLTITRGDADPIRLDCTVSPVDTAGVRLLLEFRPIDAQLRVAREEQLLQQQQANRELIRNLAHEIKNPLGGIRGSAQLLQHELDDPQLREFTDVIIAEADRLQDLMNRLLSSHCMMRPAPLNIHDVLERVRRLILAEFPALDIRRDYDLSLPELTADREQLIQAILNIVRNAAQALEGHGEIRLRTRIARQVTLAKRRFKLALDLQVIDNGPGIPVEIRDKIFYPLVSGRDGGSGLGLSLAQSFIEQHQGMIDVDSRPGRTCFTILLPISDRA, encoded by the coding sequence ATGCCGAAGTCTCCGCCCCCTATCGCCACAGGCCCCTTCGCAGGCCTCGAGCTGCTGTCCTCCGCCGTCGTGCTGGTGGATGGCAAGCTCGTCATCCGTTACATCAATCCGGGCGCGGAAAACCTGTTTGCCATCAGCCAGCGTAAGCTGCTGGGCTTGCCGCTGAGCCGCCTGCTCGGCGAGCCGACGGGACTCGGCGCCGCACTCGAGAACGCGCTGCATACCAACTGGAGCTACACCGGCCAGGATCTGACGATCACCCGCGGCGACGCCGACCCGATCCGGCTGGACTGCACCGTCAGCCCCGTCGACACCGCCGGCGTGCGCCTGCTGCTGGAGTTCCGCCCGATCGACGCCCAGCTGCGCGTCGCGCGCGAAGAACAACTGCTGCAGCAGCAGCAGGCCAACCGCGAGCTGATCCGTAACCTCGCGCACGAGATCAAGAATCCGCTGGGCGGCATCCGCGGCTCGGCGCAACTGTTGCAGCACGAACTGGACGACCCGCAACTGCGCGAGTTCACCGACGTCATCATCGCCGAAGCCGATCGCCTGCAGGACCTGATGAACCGGCTGCTGAGCTCGCACTGCATGATGCGTCCTGCGCCGCTGAACATCCACGACGTGCTCGAGCGCGTACGCCGGCTCATCCTGGCCGAATTCCCCGCCCTCGACATCCGCCGCGATTACGATCTCAGCCTGCCCGAACTGACCGCCGACCGCGAACAGCTGATACAAGCGATCCTCAATATCGTGCGCAACGCCGCCCAGGCGCTGGAGGGCCACGGCGAGATCCGCCTGCGCACCCGCATCGCGCGCCAGGTCACGCTGGCCAAGCGTCGCTTCAAGCTGGCACTGGACTTGCAAGTGATCGACAACGGTCCCGGCATTCCGGTGGAAATTCGCGACAAGATCTTCTATCCGCTGGTTTCGGGACGCGATGGCGGCAGCGGGCTGGGCCTGTCGCTGGCCCAGAGCTTCATTGAGCAACACCAGGGCATGATCGATGTTGACAGCCGCCCGGGGCGCACCTGTTTCACGATCCTGCTGCCGATTTCAGACCGCGCGTAA
- the ntrC gene encoding nitrogen regulation protein NR(I), with protein MNNVWIIDDDRSIRWVLEKALSRDDIPFRSFSSASEALETLEHTSQPPAVMLSDIRMPGESGLDLLQKVKAAHPQLPVIIMTAYSDLDSAVSAFQGGAFEYLPKPFDVDQAVALVRRALEQGMHQNSAAEEAALAPEILGQAPAMQEVFRAIGRLAHSHATVLINGESGSGKELVARALHRHSPRRDAPFIAINTAAIPRDLLESELFGHERGAFTGAATQRRGRFEQADGGTLFLDEIGDMPAELQTRLLRVLSDGHFYRVGGQQPIRANVRVIAATHQDLEERVRQGLFREDLFHRLNVIRLRLPPLRERREDIPLLVRHFLQRSAQELGVERKRISDAAIEYLQSQPFPGNVRQLENLCHWLTVMAPAQVVEVADLPPEMRDQPARETPTSWIDGLGQEADRLIAASPGAVFEKLTHDFERTLIRRALAATGGRRIEAAQLLGIGRNTISRKIQELGMEEDRNGHGDHGSD; from the coding sequence ATGAATAACGTCTGGATCATCGACGATGACCGCTCCATCCGCTGGGTCCTCGAGAAGGCGCTGAGCCGCGACGACATCCCCTTCCGCAGCTTCAGCTCCGCCAGCGAGGCGCTCGAGACCCTCGAACACACGAGCCAGCCACCCGCAGTGATGCTTTCGGACATCCGCATGCCCGGCGAGTCGGGCCTCGACCTGCTGCAGAAGGTGAAGGCCGCCCATCCGCAGCTGCCCGTGATCATCATGACGGCCTACTCGGATCTGGACAGCGCCGTATCGGCCTTCCAGGGCGGGGCGTTCGAGTATCTGCCCAAGCCGTTCGACGTCGATCAGGCGGTTGCACTGGTTCGGCGCGCACTCGAACAGGGCATGCACCAGAACAGTGCAGCAGAAGAGGCGGCGCTTGCACCCGAAATCCTCGGCCAGGCGCCTGCGATGCAGGAGGTGTTCCGCGCCATCGGCCGCCTCGCCCACTCCCACGCGACCGTGCTGATCAACGGTGAGTCGGGCAGCGGCAAGGAACTCGTGGCGCGCGCCCTGCACCGCCACAGCCCGCGCCGCGACGCACCGTTCATTGCCATCAACACCGCGGCGATCCCGCGTGACCTGCTCGAATCCGAGCTGTTCGGACACGAGCGCGGCGCCTTCACCGGCGCCGCCACGCAACGCCGCGGCCGCTTCGAGCAGGCCGACGGCGGCACCCTGTTCCTCGACGAGATCGGCGACATGCCGGCCGAACTGCAGACGCGCCTGCTGCGCGTGCTGTCGGACGGCCACTTCTACCGCGTCGGCGGCCAGCAGCCGATCCGCGCCAATGTGCGCGTGATCGCAGCCACGCACCAGGATCTTGAAGAGCGCGTACGCCAGGGCCTGTTCCGCGAAGACCTGTTCCACCGCCTCAACGTCATCCGCCTGCGCCTGCCCCCGCTGCGCGAGCGGCGTGAGGACATTCCGCTGCTGGTCAGGCATTTCCTGCAGCGCAGCGCGCAGGAGCTCGGCGTGGAGCGCAAGCGCATCTCCGATGCCGCCATCGAATACCTGCAGAGCCAGCCCTTCCCCGGCAACGTGCGACAGCTCGAGAACCTGTGTCACTGGCTGACCGTGATGGCGCCCGCCCAGGTCGTGGAAGTGGCCGACCTTCCACCCGAGATGCGCGATCAGCCGGCGCGCGAGACCCCGACGAGCTGGATCGACGGCCTCGGCCAGGAAGCCGACCGCCTGATCGCAGCCAGCCCCGGCGCGGTGTTCGAGAAGCTCACGCACGACTTCGAGCGCACCCTGATCCGCCGCGCGCTGGCTGCCACCGGCGGGCGGCGGATCGAGGCAGCCCAGCTGCTGGGCATCGGCCGCAACACCATCAGCCGCAAGATCCAGGAGCTCGGCATGGAGGAAGATCGCAACGGTCATGGCGATCACGGCAGCGACTGA
- a CDS encoding biotin--[acetyl-CoA-carboxylase] ligase: MRRSPITPPDTLSATHATAALRSATIAHLGAQAPHFVIDWVEECVSTNTALMENTPADDGRVHVLAAERQSAGRGRRGRQWQSWPDGSLTFSSVWHFARGTPAPAGLSLVAGLAVAQALERFGVVGLQLKWPNDVLVNGEKLVGILVELSTGHARGLAAVIGIGINLRLPPDVRIEAQTGVTDLARALDGDVPSRPALLAAILAELERLCATYASGGFPALKDAWEQRNAFAELPVRISGDHTALEGICAGVDDDGALLLRTDTGMQRILAGDVSLRPLGGEAP; this comes from the coding sequence ATGCGGCGGTCACCTATCACGCCACCCGACACCTTGTCCGCCACGCACGCCACAGCCGCTCTACGCTCCGCCACCATCGCCCACCTCGGTGCGCAGGCGCCGCATTTCGTGATCGACTGGGTCGAGGAGTGCGTATCGACCAATACCGCGCTGATGGAGAACACGCCGGCCGATGACGGCCGCGTGCATGTCCTGGCGGCCGAACGCCAGTCCGCCGGCCGCGGCCGTCGCGGCCGGCAGTGGCAGTCCTGGCCGGATGGCAGCCTCACCTTCTCCAGCGTCTGGCATTTCGCCCGCGGCACGCCGGCCCCCGCCGGCCTGTCGCTGGTGGCCGGCCTGGCCGTCGCACAGGCCCTCGAGCGCTTCGGCGTCGTCGGCCTGCAACTGAAATGGCCGAACGACGTGCTGGTCAATGGCGAGAAGCTGGTCGGCATCCTTGTCGAGCTGAGCACGGGCCACGCGCGCGGGCTTGCCGCGGTCATCGGCATCGGCATCAACCTGCGCCTGCCGCCGGATGTCCGCATCGAGGCCCAGACCGGCGTGACCGACCTTGCACGCGCGCTCGACGGCGACGTGCCGAGCCGGCCTGCCCTGCTCGCTGCCATCCTCGCTGAACTGGAGCGCCTCTGCGCGACCTACGCCAGCGGCGGGTTTCCCGCGCTGAAGGACGCCTGGGAGCAGCGCAACGCCTTCGCCGAGCTGCCGGTGCGGATAAGCGGAGACCACACGGCCCTGGAAGGCATCTGCGCCGGCGTGGACGACGACGGTGCCTTGCTGCTGCGTACGGACACCGGCATGCAGCGCATCCTCGCGGGCGACGTGTCGCTGCGCCCGCTCGGCGGGGAGGCACCATGA
- a CDS encoding type III pantothenate kinase — MILLVDAGNTRIKWRLLADDAVQAVLDEGALGHDGIDTIGRLRERHRGPLRVVGSNVAGTAVAKRITAALGVDAVEWLRPAPQACGVRNLYDHPEQLGADRWAALIGARHTHAQASLVVTAGTATTVDLLSADGDFLGGLILPGVDLMQQSLARGTAQLPLADGRYVPQPRRTVDAIRSGCLHAQAGAIERMFRQIAAEPGALCLLGGGAADSFAALLDIPLRRIDNLVLCGLAVVAGLHSANA; from the coding sequence ATGATCCTGCTCGTCGATGCCGGCAATACCCGCATCAAATGGCGTCTTCTCGCCGACGACGCAGTGCAGGCAGTGCTGGACGAAGGCGCATTGGGGCATGACGGGATCGATACGATCGGCCGGCTGCGCGAGCGCCACCGCGGCCCGCTGCGTGTCGTCGGCAGCAACGTCGCCGGCACCGCCGTGGCCAAGCGGATCACTGCCGCGCTCGGTGTCGACGCCGTGGAGTGGCTGCGCCCGGCGCCGCAGGCCTGCGGCGTGCGCAACCTCTACGACCATCCGGAGCAGCTCGGCGCCGACCGCTGGGCCGCGCTCATCGGTGCGCGTCACACGCATGCGCAGGCCAGCCTCGTGGTGACCGCCGGCACGGCCACCACGGTCGACCTGCTGTCGGCCGACGGCGACTTCCTGGGCGGGCTCATCCTGCCCGGGGTCGACCTGATGCAGCAGTCGCTTGCCCGCGGCACCGCTCAGCTGCCGCTCGCCGATGGTCGCTACGTGCCGCAGCCACGCCGTACCGTCGATGCGATCCGTTCGGGCTGCCTGCATGCACAGGCCGGCGCCATCGAACGCATGTTCCGCCAGATCGCGGCCGAGCCCGGCGCCCTGTGCCTGCTCGGCGGCGGCGCGGCCGACAGCTTCGCCGCACTGCTCGACATTCCGCTGCGGCGCATCGACAACCTCGTCCTGTGCGGCCTTGCCGTCGTCGCCGGACTACATTCCGCCAACGCATAA
- a CDS encoding TrpB-like pyridoxal phosphate-dependent enzyme, whose amino-acid sequence MEATRILLEASDIPTHWYNIVADMPNPPAPPLGPDGKPATPEQMGAIFPGAILEQEMSAQRWIEIPQEVREIYRLWRPSPLVRAVRLEQALGTPAKIFFKYEGVSPAGSHKPNSAVPQAFYNKQAGIKRLTTETGAGQWGSSISFAGQMFGLDVRVYMVKVSYEQKPYRRLMMQTWGAEVYPSPSPLTETGRRLLAENPDNEGSLGIAISEAVEEAASRADTNYTLGSVLNHVVLHQSIIGLEAKKQFDKVGLYPDVVIGPCGGGSSFAGIAFPFLADKASGDKRAAHLRCIAVEPSSCPTLTKGQFAYDFGDASGFTPLMKMYTLGHDFMPPGIHAGGLRYHGDSPLVSQLFHDGLIEALAVPQLATFEAGVQFARAEGIIPAPESCHAIRAAIDEALRCKATGESKTILFNLTGHGHFDMSSYERYFAGKLENYEYPAEAVAASLAHLPKLG is encoded by the coding sequence ATGGAAGCCACCCGCATCCTGCTCGAAGCCAGCGACATCCCGACGCACTGGTACAACATCGTCGCCGACATGCCGAATCCGCCCGCTCCGCCACTGGGCCCGGACGGCAAGCCGGCCACGCCCGAGCAGATGGGGGCGATCTTCCCCGGCGCCATCCTCGAACAGGAGATGAGCGCACAGCGCTGGATCGAGATACCGCAGGAAGTGCGCGAGATCTACCGCCTGTGGCGGCCGAGTCCGCTGGTACGCGCGGTGCGCCTGGAGCAGGCGCTGGGCACGCCGGCGAAGATCTTCTTCAAGTACGAAGGGGTATCCCCGGCCGGCTCGCACAAGCCGAACTCCGCCGTACCGCAAGCCTTCTACAACAAGCAGGCCGGCATCAAGCGCCTGACCACCGAGACCGGCGCCGGCCAGTGGGGTTCGTCGATCTCCTTCGCCGGACAGATGTTCGGATTGGACGTGCGGGTCTACATGGTCAAGGTGAGCTACGAGCAGAAACCCTACCGCCGCCTGATGATGCAGACCTGGGGCGCCGAGGTGTATCCGAGCCCGTCGCCGCTGACCGAAACCGGTCGCCGCCTGCTGGCCGAGAACCCGGACAACGAAGGTTCGCTCGGCATCGCCATCTCCGAGGCGGTCGAGGAAGCCGCCAGCCGTGCCGACACCAACTACACGCTGGGCTCGGTGCTGAACCATGTGGTGCTTCACCAGAGCATCATCGGCCTCGAGGCGAAGAAGCAGTTCGACAAGGTCGGACTCTACCCGGACGTGGTCATCGGCCCCTGCGGCGGCGGCTCGAGCTTCGCCGGCATCGCCTTCCCCTTCCTTGCCGACAAGGCCAGCGGCGACAAGCGCGCCGCGCACCTGCGCTGCATCGCGGTGGAGCCCAGCTCCTGCCCGACCCTGACCAAGGGCCAGTTCGCCTACGACTTCGGGGACGCCTCGGGCTTCACCCCGCTGATGAAGATGTACACGCTGGGCCACGACTTCATGCCCCCCGGCATCCACGCCGGCGGCCTGCGCTACCACGGCGATTCGCCGCTGGTGTCGCAGCTGTTCCACGACGGACTGATCGAGGCCCTCGCCGTGCCACAGCTCGCCACATTCGAGGCCGGCGTGCAGTTCGCCCGCGCGGAGGGCATCATTCCGGCACCCGAGTCCTGCCACGCCATCCGCGCCGCGATCGACGAAGCCCTGCGCTGCAAGGCAACCGGGGAGAGCAAGACGATCCTGTTCAACCTGACCGGACACGGCCATTTCGACATGAGCTCCTACGAGCGCTACTTCGCCGGCAAGCTCGAGAACTACGAGTACCCGGCCGAAGCCGTCGCTGCGTCGCTGGCTCACCTCCCCAAGCTCGGCTGA
- a CDS encoding SPOR domain-containing protein, translated as MSTTRLLVIVLILLNALAFAGVKGWIAGTAPRTEPERITNQLNPERIRLSGGVGREDADATPQMPPSAPAEAVAAPEPSPPPVAEAQPTTEEAGSSTAGSTPDSDALVAAASTAAPATDVPPAPPPPALVCQAWAGLSEEEANALTRRLRRGGFEAERRRSETPASWWVRVPPQGSRDQAERRAQELRDLGVRDLFIVQEAGPSQYAISLGLFKTEARAQQLLGQLRTRGVRNAGVEARMSTSYLIQARLTDESVRAVEADVRGISARRTACNGR; from the coding sequence ATGAGCACGACGCGCCTTCTCGTCATCGTCCTGATCCTCCTCAACGCGCTGGCTTTCGCCGGCGTGAAGGGCTGGATCGCCGGCACCGCCCCCCGCACCGAGCCCGAGCGGATCACGAACCAGCTCAATCCGGAACGGATCCGGCTGAGCGGCGGCGTCGGGCGGGAAGACGCAGACGCGACGCCGCAGATGCCCCCGTCGGCACCCGCCGAAGCCGTGGCGGCGCCGGAGCCATCGCCTCCGCCGGTCGCGGAAGCGCAGCCGACAACGGAGGAGGCCGGCAGCAGCACGGCCGGCTCGACGCCGGACAGCGATGCGCTCGTCGCCGCCGCGAGCACTGCTGCCCCGGCGACTGACGTCCCGCCCGCCCCACCGCCGCCTGCACTGGTGTGCCAGGCCTGGGCCGGACTCAGCGAGGAGGAGGCCAATGCCCTGACGCGCCGACTGCGCCGGGGCGGCTTCGAGGCTGAACGCCGCCGCAGCGAGACGCCCGCTTCGTGGTGGGTAAGGGTGCCGCCGCAAGGCAGTCGCGACCAGGCCGAACGCCGGGCGCAGGAGTTGCGCGATCTTGGCGTCAGGGATCTGTTCATCGTGCAGGAGGCCGGGCCGAGCCAATATGCGATCTCGCTGGGTCTCTTCAAGACCGAAGCGCGCGCTCAGCAACTGCTCGGTCAGTTGCGCACCCGCGGCGTGCGCAACGCCGGCGTCGAAGCCCGCATGAGCACGAGCTACCTGATCCAGGCGCGCCTGACCGACGAAAGCGTGCGCGCCGTCGAGGCCGACGTGCGCGGCATCAGCGCTCGCCGCACGGCCTGCAACGGACGCTGA
- the coaE gene encoding dephospho-CoA kinase (Dephospho-CoA kinase (CoaE) performs the final step in coenzyme A biosynthesis.) — translation MHPTPSTARRPFIVGLTGGIGSGKSAVADHFVALGASLVDTDAIAHALTAPNGAAMPAIGDRFGEGVVSGDGSLDRAAMRSLAFSRPEARKQLEAILHPLIRDESARQCLAAPGPYVILAVPLLVESGTYRDRCDRVCVVDCPEALQIERVKARNGLDEAQIRAIMAAQASRATRLAAADDVIDNGGTLAHLRTQVEHLHRQYIDLAARRV, via the coding sequence ATGCATCCCACCCCCTCCACTGCCCGGCGCCCCTTCATCGTCGGGCTGACCGGCGGCATCGGCAGCGGCAAGAGCGCTGTCGCCGACCACTTCGTCGCGCTGGGCGCCAGCCTCGTCGACACGGACGCCATCGCCCATGCCCTGACGGCCCCGAACGGGGCCGCCATGCCCGCGATCGGCGACCGCTTCGGTGAAGGGGTCGTCTCCGGCGACGGCAGCCTCGACCGTGCCGCCATGCGATCGCTGGCCTTCAGCCGGCCCGAGGCGCGCAAGCAGCTCGAAGCCATCCTGCACCCCCTGATCCGGGATGAAAGCGCACGACAGTGCCTCGCCGCACCCGGCCCCTACGTGATTCTTGCCGTCCCCCTGCTGGTCGAGTCGGGAACGTATCGCGACCGCTGCGACCGCGTGTGCGTCGTCGACTGCCCGGAGGCCCTCCAGATCGAACGCGTGAAGGCACGCAACGGACTCGACGAGGCCCAGATCCGCGCGATCATGGCAGCCCAGGCAAGCCGCGCGACGCGGCTGGCGGCCGCCGACGACGTGATCGACAATGGCGGCACCCTCGCGCACCTTCGCACCCAGGTCGAACACCTGCATCGCCAGTACATCGACCTTGCCGCAAGGCGCGTGTGA
- the zapD gene encoding cell division protein ZapD — MISYEYPLNERIRTLLRLEDLFVKLAHFAGHDAPQDHHVALQTIFETLEVASRADLKVDLVQELERQRQILMSFRNNPDISEEALAGALYEIEQASTGLLAMAGKIGQYLRENEWLMSIRSRAAIPGGVCQFDLPSYHYWLNRDPEGRRRDLDSWMAPMTPIREGLEIVLRLLRASGRPELQVARCGAYQLTMAGRSAQMLRVRVPRADAVVPEISANKYALNIRFMLPETIARPRLAERDVQFELTFCSL; from the coding sequence GTGATTAGCTACGAATATCCTCTCAACGAGCGTATCCGCACGCTGCTGCGTCTCGAGGACTTGTTCGTCAAGCTCGCGCACTTTGCCGGCCACGACGCCCCACAGGATCACCACGTCGCGCTGCAGACCATCTTCGAGACGCTCGAGGTTGCGAGCCGTGCCGACCTCAAGGTCGATCTTGTGCAGGAACTCGAACGCCAGCGCCAGATCCTGATGTCCTTCCGCAACAACCCCGACATCTCCGAAGAGGCGCTTGCGGGCGCACTGTACGAGATCGAACAGGCGTCGACCGGCCTGCTGGCGATGGCCGGCAAGATCGGCCAGTACCTGCGCGAGAACGAGTGGCTGATGAGCATCCGCAGCCGCGCCGCGATTCCCGGCGGTGTGTGCCAGTTCGATCTGCCCTCTTACCACTACTGGCTGAACCGCGACCCCGAAGGGCGCCGGCGTGACCTCGACAGCTGGATGGCGCCGATGACGCCGATCCGCGAAGGGCTAGAGATCGTGCTGCGCCTGTTGCGCGCCAGTGGCCGCCCCGAACTGCAGGTGGCCCGCTGCGGCGCCTACCAGCTGACGATGGCCGGACGCTCAGCCCAGATGCTGCGCGTGCGCGTGCCACGCGCCGACGCCGTGGTGCCGGAAATCAGCGCCAACAAGTACGCCCTGAACATCCGCTTCATGCTGCCCGAAACGATCGCCCGCCCCCGCCTCGCCGAGCGCGACGTGCAGTTCGAGCTCACCTTCTGCAGCCTCTGA
- the yacG gene encoding DNA gyrase inhibitor YacG, whose amino-acid sequence MSDTPRTVRCPTCGKSVPWVAESRFRPFCSARCRQIDLGAWASEAYRVPSSPPDANEDESFAPPGQTRD is encoded by the coding sequence ATGAGCGATACGCCGCGCACCGTCCGCTGCCCGACCTGCGGCAAGTCCGTACCCTGGGTGGCGGAGAGTCGCTTCCGACCCTTCTGCTCCGCCCGCTGTCGCCAGATCGATCTTGGCGCCTGGGCCTCCGAAGCCTATCGCGTCCCCTCATCGCCGCCCGATGCGAACGAGGACGAAAGCTTCGCCCCGCCGGGCCAGACGCGCGACTAG